A region of Asticcacaulis excentricus DNA encodes the following proteins:
- the rpmE gene encoding 50S ribosomal protein L31 encodes MKKDGHPDYHWITVTLTDGSSYQTRSTYGKEGAVLNLDIDPRTHPAWTGGQNTLLDRAGRVSRFNNKFGGFLKK; translated from the coding sequence ATGAAAAAAGACGGTCACCCCGACTATCACTGGATCACGGTTACCCTGACCGACGGTTCGTCCTATCAGACCCGCTCGACCTACGGCAAGGAAGGCGCTGTCCTGAACCTCGACATCGACCCCCGCACGCACCCGGCGTGGACCGGCGGTCAGAACACCCTGCTCGACCGCGCTGGCCGCGTGTCGCGCTTCAACAACAAGTTCGGCGGTTTCCTTAAGAAGTAA
- a CDS encoding calcium:proton antiporter: MPGTQPESHNALSAESPKPHTPMHAVLPLWTLVVPFLGMGAYLAQLSYLGLAGVIGAAVLMMGCVLAAVHHAEVVAHRVGEPFGTLVLAIAVTIIEVSLIVSLMLSGSGDTATLARDTVFAAIMIIMNGIVGICLLVGGVRHHEQRFVLKGVSSALCVLAAMACLSLVLPNFTSSVPGPFFSPSQLIFVAVVSLILYGAFVLVQTVRHRDYFLPSGEGDLKPDAHAEPPTLKETLIAFGVLIVALAGVVLLAKSLSPHIEKAVVGAGLPLAVVGVLIAALVLAPESLSAIKAARRNRLQTSLNLALGSALATIGLTIPAVAVLSVVMGWPLSLGLDTKSMVLLLLSFVVSIFSLGTGRTTVLQGVTHLVIFATYLFVTVVP, encoded by the coding sequence ATGCCAGGAACCCAACCCGAAAGCCATAACGCTTTGTCGGCAGAGTCTCCCAAGCCGCATACCCCCATGCACGCGGTTCTGCCCTTATGGACGCTGGTCGTACCGTTTTTGGGGATGGGGGCCTATCTGGCGCAACTGTCTTATCTCGGGCTGGCGGGTGTGATCGGGGCGGCGGTCCTCATGATGGGCTGCGTTCTGGCGGCTGTGCACCATGCCGAAGTCGTGGCGCACCGCGTAGGTGAGCCTTTCGGCACGCTGGTTCTGGCCATTGCCGTGACCATTATCGAGGTGTCGCTGATCGTGTCGCTGATGCTGTCGGGGTCAGGTGATACAGCGACTCTGGCCCGCGACACGGTGTTTGCGGCGATCATGATCATTATGAACGGTATTGTCGGCATCTGTCTGCTGGTTGGCGGGGTGCGCCATCACGAGCAGCGCTTTGTGCTCAAAGGCGTCAGTTCGGCCCTGTGCGTGCTGGCGGCCATGGCCTGTCTGTCTCTGGTCCTGCCGAACTTCACCTCCTCCGTGCCGGGGCCATTCTTTTCGCCGTCGCAACTGATCTTCGTCGCCGTGGTGTCGCTGATCCTTTATGGCGCCTTTGTGCTGGTGCAGACGGTGCGCCATCGCGACTACTTCCTGCCGTCGGGCGAAGGTGACCTGAAACCCGACGCCCATGCCGAGCCGCCGACGCTGAAAGAGACCCTGATCGCCTTTGGCGTGCTGATCGTGGCGCTGGCCGGGGTGGTGCTGCTGGCCAAGAGCCTGTCGCCGCATATTGAAAAGGCGGTGGTGGGCGCAGGTCTGCCGCTGGCCGTGGTAGGGGTGCTGATCGCGGCTCTGGTGCTGGCGCCGGAAAGCCTGTCGGCCATCAAGGCGGCGCGCCGTAACCGCCTTCAGACCAGCCTCAACCTCGCTTTGGGCTCGGCGCTGGCGACCATCGGCCTGACTATTCCGGCGGTAGCGGTCTTAAGCGTCGTCATGGGCTGGCCTCTGTCGCTGGGGCTCGATACCAAGTCGATGGTCCTGCTGTTGCTGTCGTTCGTGGTGTCGATCTTTTCACTGGGCACCGGCCGTACGACCGTGTTGCAGGGCGTGACGCATCTGGTGATCTTCGCCACCTATCTGTTTGTGACCGTGGTGCCATAA
- a CDS encoding cupin domain-containing protein, whose translation MTDAHAIIAELRMQAHPEGGHYVETFRDNPSGGRGASSCIYYLLQAGERSHWHRIDAVEVWHYYAGAPLKLRLHHEGQGWEVVLGPDVLSGQRPQGVVPVGGWQSAESLGDWTLVGCTVAPGFDFAGFEMAPPGWEPG comes from the coding sequence ATGACCGACGCTCACGCTATCATCGCTGAATTGCGGATGCAGGCGCATCCGGAAGGCGGGCACTATGTCGAAACCTTCCGCGACAACCCTTCGGGCGGGCGCGGGGCGTCGTCGTGCATCTATTACCTGCTTCAGGCGGGGGAGCGTTCGCACTGGCATCGCATAGATGCCGTCGAGGTCTGGCACTACTATGCCGGTGCGCCGCTGAAACTCCGCCTGCATCACGAAGGGCAGGGGTGGGAGGTGGTGTTGGGGCCGGATGTGCTGAGCGGGCAGAGGCCGCAGGGCGTGGTGCCGGTCGGCGGCTGGCAAAGCGCAGAGAGCCTGGGGGACTGGACTCTGGTCGGATGCACGGTCGCGCCGGGCTTTGATTTTGCCGGATTTGAAATGGCCCCGCCGGGCTGGGAACCGGGATAA
- the argB gene encoding acetylglutamate kinase: MIIQTATTETIEENGWATAKTLAEALPFIQIYDREIVVVKYGGHAMGQEETARIFASDIVLLKLLGIHPIVVHGGGPQISAMLGRAGVKSTFIDGLRVTDEATMEIAEMVLSGAVNKEIASWITRAGQEADVRGVGLSGKDASLITVEKATRLKKDPDSMIEQVVDLGFVGEPKRVDDKLLRTLIGDLEHDYVPVIAPIGVAEDGATYNINADTVAGAVAGKMNAKRMLLLTDIAGVLDGEKRLIRQMTVSEAKDLIETGVAVGGMIPKLETAIAAIDAGVEAVVILDGRRPHAMLVELFTEHGAGTLITRD; this comes from the coding sequence ATGATCATTCAGACCGCCACGACCGAAACCATCGAAGAAAACGGCTGGGCCACGGCCAAAACCCTGGCCGAAGCCCTGCCCTTTATCCAGATCTACGACCGCGAAATCGTCGTGGTGAAGTACGGCGGTCACGCCATGGGGCAGGAAGAAACGGCGCGCATCTTCGCCTCGGACATCGTGCTGCTGAAACTGCTGGGCATCCATCCGATCGTCGTGCACGGCGGCGGGCCGCAGATTTCGGCCATGCTGGGCCGGGCGGGCGTCAAATCGACCTTTATCGACGGCCTGCGCGTCACCGACGAAGCGACCATGGAAATCGCCGAAATGGTGCTGTCGGGTGCGGTGAACAAGGAAATCGCCTCTTGGATCACGCGCGCCGGTCAGGAAGCCGATGTGCGCGGTGTCGGGCTGTCGGGCAAGGACGCCAGCCTGATCACCGTTGAAAAGGCGACGCGCCTGAAAAAAGACCCGGATTCGATGATCGAACAGGTGGTCGATCTGGGTTTTGTGGGTGAGCCCAAGCGCGTGGACGACAAGCTGCTGCGCACCCTGATCGGTGATCTGGAACACGACTATGTGCCGGTCATCGCCCCCATCGGCGTAGCCGAAGACGGCGCGACCTATAACATCAATGCCGACACCGTGGCCGGGGCCGTGGCGGGCAAGATGAACGCCAAGCGCATGTTGCTGCTGACCGATATTGCCGGCGTGCTGGACGGCGAAAAGCGCCTGATCCGTCAGATGACGGTATCGGAAGCCAAGGACCTGATCGAAACCGGCGTCGCCGTGGGCGGCATGATCCCCAAGCTCGAAACCGCCATTGCCGCCATCGACGCCGGCGTGGAAGCCGTGGTTATCCTCGATGGCCGCCGCCCGCACGCCATGCTGGTCGAGTTGTTTACTGAGCACGGCGCGGGCACGCTGATCACGCGGGATTAA
- a CDS encoding pyrimidine 5'-nucleotidase, producing MSPHVQNLPHVSTWLFDLDNTLYPPEAEVMALVEGRMTDFVMRQTGLPREEARTLQKKYLYEHGTTLAGLMAYHDIDPYAFMNEVHDVSLDGLVPDATLNAAITALPGRKLVFTNGDEQHAYRILDKLEMTPLFEDVFHLGHADLIPKPNLVTFHRMMQKHAVTGPETAFFEDSPKNLKPAHELGMTTILVGPHADANADAFVHIRAASLKVFLTE from the coding sequence ATGAGCCCGCATGTTCAAAACCTTCCGCACGTTTCCACCTGGCTGTTTGACCTCGACAACACCCTCTATCCGCCCGAAGCCGAGGTCATGGCTCTGGTCGAAGGCCGCATGACCGATTTCGTCATGCGACAAACGGGCCTGCCGCGCGAAGAGGCGCGCACGCTTCAGAAAAAATACCTCTATGAGCACGGGACGACGCTCGCCGGGCTGATGGCCTATCACGACATCGACCCCTATGCCTTTATGAACGAGGTGCATGACGTGTCGCTGGATGGCCTTGTGCCCGATGCGACCTTGAATGCCGCCATCACCGCCCTGCCCGGCCGCAAGCTGGTCTTCACCAATGGCGACGAACAGCACGCCTATCGCATTCTTGACAAGCTGGAGATGACCCCTCTGTTCGAGGATGTGTTTCATCTGGGCCATGCCGACCTGATCCCCAAGCCGAACCTCGTTACCTTTCACCGCATGATGCAAAAGCACGCGGTGACCGGTCCCGAAACGGCCTTCTTCGAAGACAGCCCGAAAAACCTCAAACCCGCGCACGAACTAGGCATGACCACCATCCTCGTCGGCCCGCACGCCGACGCCAATGCCGATGCGTTCGTGCACATCCGGGCGGCGTCGCTGAAAGTTTTCCTTACGGAATGA
- a CDS encoding DUF2145 domain-containing protein — MWRAALLAVSLLLPTGAWAGNESGDSAANAKPHFSPPEAAAFAKQIEQNLAARGARVAIVFRTSRAHDKLPPGIAYTHGAFWVHSDITTAGGRHLQGYAVYNLYHGDGKTLPVSQSYLKQDFPLNFASVSAEDDVGVIIPTPEMQRRLRALIGTPAYARLHVSDYSLVSNPLEAKYQNCVEFVLDVVAAAAWETDSYPQIKANLTRWFEPTTVKAGFVQRTLGPMADARLRTDDHPGAIRTATYESLSAFMLKHELATEAYVIRRTQ; from the coding sequence GTGTGGCGGGCGGCGCTGCTAGCTGTATCCCTGCTCCTGCCCACCGGCGCGTGGGCGGGCAACGAATCCGGCGACAGCGCCGCCAACGCCAAACCGCATTTCAGCCCGCCGGAAGCCGCCGCCTTCGCCAAACAGATCGAGCAAAATCTGGCGGCCAGGGGCGCGCGGGTGGCCATCGTCTTTCGCACCAGCCGCGCGCACGACAAGCTGCCGCCCGGCATCGCCTATACGCACGGGGCCTTCTGGGTCCACAGCGACATCACCACCGCCGGCGGACGCCACCTTCAGGGCTATGCGGTCTATAATCTCTATCACGGCGACGGAAAGACCCTGCCGGTCAGCCAGTCCTATCTGAAGCAGGACTTCCCTCTGAATTTCGCCAGCGTCTCGGCCGAAGACGATGTCGGGGTCATAATCCCGACACCGGAAATGCAGCGGCGGCTGCGGGCGCTGATCGGCACGCCCGCCTATGCGCGCCTGCACGTCAGCGACTATTCGCTGGTATCCAATCCGCTGGAGGCGAAGTACCAGAACTGCGTCGAATTTGTGCTGGATGTCGTCGCGGCGGCGGCATGGGAGACCGACTCCTACCCTCAGATCAAGGCCAATCTGACGCGCTGGTTTGAACCGACCACTGTCAAGGCCGGCTTCGTGCAACGCACGCTGGGGCCGATGGCCGATGCGCGCCTGCGCACCGACGACCACCCCGGCGCGATCCGTACCGCCACCTATGAGAGCCTGTCGGCGTTTATGCTCAAACATGAACTGGCGACAGAGGCGTATGTGATCAGGCGCACTCAGTAA
- the dapD gene encoding 2,3,4,5-tetrahydropyridine-2,6-dicarboxylate N-succinyltransferase, producing the protein MSDLAAFHDDIEAAWEIRDTLSPSTTGPVRDAVEKALGLIDNGRFRVAEKIDGEWVTHQWLKKAVLLSFRLNGNHLMHTGRGLFEQAPIGPFWDKVPNKFAKWKAEDYQDAGFRSVPGAIVRHGAFVGKNVVLMPSFVNIGAYVGEGTMVDTWATVGSCAQIGKHVHLSGGVGIGGVLEPLQANPTIIEDNCFIGARSEVVEGVIVREGSVLGMGVYLGQSTRIVDRATGEVFYGEVPPYSVVVAGSMPSSNDKNPNAPHLYCAVIVKRVDAQTRSKTGINELLRD; encoded by the coding sequence ATGTCCGACCTCGCCGCCTTCCACGACGATATCGAAGCCGCCTGGGAAATCCGCGACACCCTGTCGCCGTCCACCACCGGTCCGGTGCGCGATGCGGTGGAAAAGGCGCTGGGCCTGATAGACAATGGCCGCTTCCGCGTCGCCGAAAAGATCGACGGCGAATGGGTCACGCATCAGTGGCTGAAAAAGGCCGTGCTGCTCTCCTTCCGCCTCAATGGCAACCACCTGATGCACACGGGGCGTGGCCTGTTTGAACAGGCCCCTATCGGCCCCTTCTGGGACAAGGTGCCCAACAAGTTCGCCAAGTGGAAGGCCGAAGACTATCAGGACGCCGGTTTCCGCTCGGTGCCGGGCGCTATCGTCCGCCACGGTGCTTTTGTGGGCAAGAATGTCGTGCTGATGCCGTCGTTCGTGAACATCGGCGCCTATGTCGGAGAAGGCACCATGGTCGATACCTGGGCCACGGTCGGCTCCTGCGCCCAGATCGGCAAGCACGTGCACCTGTCGGGCGGCGTCGGTATCGGCGGCGTGCTTGAGCCGCTTCAGGCCAACCCGACCATCATCGAAGACAACTGCTTTATCGGGGCGCGCTCCGAAGTGGTCGAAGGCGTCATCGTGCGCGAAGGCTCGGTGCTGGGCATGGGCGTCTATCTGGGGCAATCGACGCGCATAGTCGATCGCGCCACCGGCGAAGTCTTCTACGGTGAAGTGCCGCCCTATTCGGTCGTCGTGGCGGGTTCCATGCCGTCGTCGAACGACAAGAACCCGAACGCCCCGCACCTCTACTGCGCCGTCATCGTCAAGCGCGTCGATGCCCAGACGCGCTCCAAGACCGGGATCAACGAACTGCTGCGCGATTAA
- a CDS encoding nucleoside hydrolase-like domain-containing protein, whose amino-acid sequence MRLRGWAAALCLMVWASPLAQAAEPVTTAAPATADKPRVFVLTDIENEPDDAESLVRFLTYANQWDIEGLVATTSIHMRHHTAPERIRQIVRAYGQVQPNLNRHEPGYPSAEHLLSVVSEGPQAYGMTAVGKGLTSPGAEQLIRAVDRRDERPLWVLVWGGPNTLAQALHKVRATRSKAELKRFVAKLRVYTISDQDDSGPWLRQTFPDLFYIASPGMHDGGAYHHATWSGISGDRFHGRFVGADFSLVDVPWLQTHIMSKGPLGAEYPKPIYLMEGDTPSFLYLINNGLGAPEHPDWGSWGGRYEFYTPPPARWHLIPETRPLWTDAEDEVLGVDGNWHTSNHATIWRWRQAYQNDFAARMDWTIKPYAEANHPPVPILSHPDRLTARLGDTLSLSAEGSTDPDKDALSFEWFVYGEAGGFTTSNGRNGRMVTIANADQPKINLTIPKNSVFRTGTLHVIVAVTDKGTPALTRYKRVIIDVKR is encoded by the coding sequence ATGAGACTGCGCGGATGGGCTGCGGCCCTGTGTCTTATGGTGTGGGCAAGCCCGCTGGCGCAGGCCGCAGAGCCGGTCACCACAGCCGCCCCGGCAACGGCCGACAAGCCGCGCGTCTTCGTCCTGACCGATATCGAGAACGAACCAGATGATGCGGAGTCTCTGGTGCGGTTCCTGACCTATGCCAATCAGTGGGATATCGAGGGTCTGGTCGCGACCACCTCCATCCATATGCGCCACCACACGGCCCCGGAGCGCATCCGCCAGATTGTGCGCGCCTATGGGCAGGTGCAGCCCAACCTCAACCGCCACGAACCGGGCTATCCGTCCGCCGAACACCTCCTGTCTGTGGTCAGCGAAGGCCCGCAAGCCTATGGCATGACGGCCGTGGGGAAGGGCCTGACCTCGCCGGGGGCTGAGCAACTTATCCGGGCGGTGGATCGCCGCGATGAGCGTCCGCTGTGGGTGCTGGTGTGGGGCGGCCCCAATACGCTGGCTCAGGCCCTGCATAAGGTGCGCGCCACGCGGAGCAAGGCCGAACTGAAGCGCTTTGTGGCCAAGTTGCGCGTCTATACCATCTCCGATCAAGACGATTCCGGCCCATGGCTACGTCAGACCTTTCCGGACCTTTTCTATATCGCCAGCCCCGGTATGCACGACGGCGGCGCCTATCACCACGCCACCTGGTCGGGCATCAGCGGCGACCGTTTCCACGGGCGTTTTGTCGGTGCGGATTTCAGTCTGGTCGATGTGCCGTGGCTGCAAACCCACATTATGAGCAAGGGGCCTCTGGGGGCCGAATACCCGAAACCCATCTATCTGATGGAAGGCGATACCCCCAGCTTCCTGTACCTGATCAATAACGGTCTGGGCGCGCCCGAACACCCCGACTGGGGCAGTTGGGGTGGGCGTTATGAGTTCTACACCCCACCGCCCGCGCGCTGGCACCTGATCCCGGAAACGCGGCCTTTGTGGACCGATGCCGAGGACGAGGTGCTGGGGGTCGATGGCAACTGGCACACGAGCAATCACGCCACCATCTGGCGCTGGCGTCAGGCCTATCAGAACGACTTTGCCGCACGCATGGACTGGACGATCAAGCCCTATGCCGAGGCCAATCACCCGCCGGTGCCAATACTGTCGCATCCGGATCGTTTAACGGCGCGGCTGGGGGACACGCTGTCACTCAGCGCCGAAGGCTCCACAGACCCCGATAAGGACGCACTGAGCTTTGAGTGGTTTGTCTATGGCGAAGCCGGCGGCTTTACGACCTCTAACGGGCGCAATGGCCGCATGGTGACCATCGCCAATGCCGATCAGCCCAAAATTAACCTGACCATCCCGAAAAACAGCGTCTTCCGCACCGGCACCCTGCACGTCATCGTGGCCGTGACGGACAAAGGCACCCCGGCCCTGACGCGCTACAAGCGGGTGATCATCGACGTGAAGCGGTAG
- a CDS encoding YiiX/YebB-like N1pC/P60 family cysteine hydrolase — MKIWRLAGAAALILLMFGLVRWFCPMPDLHQGDLIFQTSRSQQSKAILVASRSLYTHMGIVKHTSSGWMVVEAVGPVKETPLREWTQRGKFARVAVYRPKALTIRQRQQVFSEAKRLYGRPYDVYFSFENRAIYCSELAYLAFEAAGIELGERQRIGDLGVLKGPAKDLIAKRAIVDPECRGLDRKACMTKVLVRELVTPVSIARDQDLKKVYSNYPI, encoded by the coding sequence ATGAAAATCTGGCGATTGGCGGGCGCGGCGGCGCTTATTCTTCTGATGTTCGGTCTGGTCCGGTGGTTCTGTCCCATGCCGGACCTGCATCAGGGCGACCTGATATTCCAGACTTCGCGTAGCCAGCAATCAAAGGCCATTCTGGTCGCCAGCCGCAGCCTCTACACCCACATGGGCATTGTCAAACACACTTCATCCGGTTGGATGGTGGTCGAAGCCGTCGGACCGGTAAAAGAGACACCTTTGAGGGAGTGGACGCAACGCGGCAAGTTCGCGCGTGTCGCCGTCTATCGTCCGAAAGCCTTGACGATTCGCCAGAGGCAGCAAGTTTTTTCGGAAGCCAAACGTCTCTACGGCCGACCTTATGACGTATATTTTTCATTCGAAAATCGCGCCATCTACTGTAGCGAACTGGCCTATCTAGCCTTTGAGGCTGCTGGGATTGAGCTGGGGGAACGTCAGCGAATTGGCGATTTGGGTGTGCTCAAGGGTCCCGCAAAGGACCTGATTGCCAAACGGGCAATCGTTGATCCCGAATGTCGTGGTTTGGATCGTAAAGCCTGCATGACCAAGGTTCTCGTGCGTGAGTTAGTGACACCGGTGAGCATCGCGCGCGACCAAGACCTTAAGAAGGTTTACTCTAATTATCCGATCTAA
- the ilvC gene encoding ketol-acid reductoisomerase produces MTLPVYYDRDCDLAVIRGKRLLVIGYGSQGRTQALNARDSGVSDIRVALKPGSATRDKAAADGFAVVTVEEGVPWAEVIVVLTSDEAHQALFRDQVGPHLRAGQALIFAHGLSVNFGLVTPPKDVDVLLVSPKGIGPRIRDIYEAGEGVFCLFAVQQDATGHAKAIGLSFAAALGCGRKGILETTLKAECESDLFGEQVVLCGGTRELVTTAFETLVAAGYPREVAWFETCYELKLVVDLLWERGMSGGFEKISNTAEYGAYLTGPRIIGDASKAAMDAVLKDVQSGDFVRALMADYDAGAVDLKRRRASLADNALDQTKRYLDGVADSAKL; encoded by the coding sequence ATGACTCTGCCCGTCTATTATGATCGCGACTGCGACCTGGCTGTGATCCGCGGCAAGCGCCTGCTGGTCATCGGCTATGGTTCGCAAGGCCGCACGCAGGCGCTGAATGCCCGCGATTCCGGTGTATCCGACATCCGCGTGGCGCTGAAACCCGGATCGGCCACCCGGGACAAGGCCGCCGCCGATGGGTTTGCGGTGGTGACGGTCGAAGAGGGTGTGCCATGGGCCGAGGTGATCGTGGTTCTGACGTCTGATGAGGCGCATCAGGCCCTGTTCCGCGATCAGGTGGGGCCGCACCTGCGGGCCGGTCAGGCGCTGATCTTTGCGCATGGGCTGTCGGTCAATTTCGGGCTGGTCACGCCGCCGAAAGATGTGGATGTGCTGCTGGTCTCGCCCAAGGGGATCGGGCCGCGCATCCGCGACATCTATGAGGCGGGCGAGGGGGTCTTCTGCCTGTTTGCCGTGCAGCAGGACGCCACGGGTCACGCCAAGGCCATCGGCCTGTCGTTTGCGGCGGCGCTCGGTTGCGGGCGTAAGGGGATTTTGGAGACCACCCTGAAGGCCGAGTGCGAAAGCGATCTGTTCGGTGAGCAGGTGGTCCTGTGTGGCGGGACGCGCGAACTGGTCACCACGGCGTTTGAGACTCTGGTGGCGGCGGGCTATCCGCGCGAAGTGGCGTGGTTTGAAACCTGCTACGAGCTGAAGCTGGTGGTCGATTTGCTGTGGGAGCGCGGCATGTCCGGCGGTTTTGAGAAGATTTCCAATACCGCCGAATACGGGGCCTATCTGACCGGCCCGCGCATTATCGGCGATGCCTCAAAAGCGGCTATGGACGCCGTGCTGAAAGACGTGCAGTCGGGCGATTTCGTGCGCGCCCTGATGGCGGACTATGACGCCGGCGCGGTTGACCTCAAACGCCGCCGCGCGTCACTGGCGGACAATGCGCTGGATCAGACCAAACGGTACTTGGACGGGGTGGCGGATTCTGCTAAACTTTGA
- a CDS encoding thymidylate synthase, which produces MFDKPAPMRIKLHPEYQYLELLRDLLDNGVERSDRTGVGTKGLFGRQIRFDLSEGFPVITTKKLHLKSIIHELLWFLAGDTKVKTLQDKGVKIWNDWADEKGDLGCIYGKQWRRWEGKDGRIVDQITQLLDGLKNNPYSRRHIVSAWNPAEIEDMALPPCHCLFQFHVADGKLSCQLYQRSADIFLGVPFNIASYALLTHMVAQVIGLQVGDFVHSFGDVHLYLNHVEQAQTQLSRDPMPFPTLKLAPKTDLFDFAFEDIEVINYQSHGILKAPVAV; this is translated from the coding sequence ATGTTTGACAAACCTGCACCAATGCGCATCAAGTTGCATCCCGAATACCAGTATCTGGAATTACTTCGTGACCTGCTTGATAACGGCGTGGAACGTAGTGATCGTACGGGTGTTGGAACCAAGGGGCTTTTTGGCCGACAAATCCGTTTTGATTTGTCGGAAGGTTTTCCTGTTATCACAACCAAAAAACTTCATTTGAAGTCCATCATTCACGAACTCCTTTGGTTTTTAGCCGGGGATACCAAAGTCAAAACGCTTCAGGATAAGGGCGTAAAAATTTGGAATGATTGGGCCGACGAAAAAGGTGATTTAGGCTGTATTTACGGCAAACAATGGCGCCGCTGGGAAGGTAAGGATGGTCGAATTGTAGATCAAATTACCCAGTTATTGGATGGTCTAAAAAACAACCCTTACTCACGACGTCATATAGTTTCGGCGTGGAATCCCGCAGAAATAGAGGACATGGCCTTACCTCCTTGCCATTGCCTTTTTCAATTCCATGTGGCGGATGGCAAGCTGTCGTGTCAACTCTATCAGCGGTCCGCCGATATCTTTCTCGGTGTGCCGTTCAATATCGCCTCCTATGCGCTTCTGACGCACATGGTGGCTCAGGTTATTGGTCTGCAGGTCGGTGACTTCGTGCACAGCTTTGGTGACGTGCACCTCTATCTGAACCATGTCGAACAGGCACAGACTCAACTATCGCGCGACCCCATGCCCTTCCCGACGCTGAAACTGGCACCGAAGACCGATTTATTTGACTTTGCCTTCGAAGATATTGAAGTCATTAACTACCAGTCTCATGGCATCCTCAAAGCGCCGGTGGCGGTATAA
- a CDS encoding dihydrofolate reductase, giving the protein MPKPKLALIVAMSENRVIGRDNALPWHLKSDLKMFKAITQFKPIIMGSNTWDSLPRKPLPGRLNLVCSRDLKFEAEGGIVCNSLFEALDIAREHAADDGADEVVVIGGANIYEQTLPKADRLYVTEVHTTLEGDAHFPQIDPAQWTEVKSEFCPRAEGDDYDFTLKVYERKRI; this is encoded by the coding sequence ATGCCCAAACCCAAACTCGCCCTTATCGTCGCCATGAGCGAAAACCGCGTCATCGGGCGCGACAACGCCCTGCCTTGGCATCTGAAATCCGACCTGAAGATGTTCAAGGCCATTACCCAGTTCAAACCCATCATCATGGGCTCGAACACCTGGGACTCGCTGCCGCGCAAGCCCTTGCCAGGACGGCTGAACCTCGTCTGCTCGCGTGATCTGAAGTTCGAGGCCGAGGGCGGCATCGTGTGCAATTCGCTGTTTGAAGCACTCGATATCGCCCGCGAACACGCCGCTGACGATGGGGCCGATGAGGTGGTGGTGATCGGCGGCGCCAATATTTACGAACAGACCCTGCCCAAGGCCGACCGTCTCTATGTGACCGAGGTACACACGACGCTGGAAGGCGACGCGCACTTCCCGCAGATCGACCCGGCACAATGGACCGAGGTGAAGTCGGAATTCTGCCCCAGGGCTGAGGGCGACGATTACGACTTCACGCTGAAGGTCTATGAGCGGAAACGCATATAA